One window of Trinickia caryophylli genomic DNA carries:
- a CDS encoding AAA family ATPase — MLRSAQFTSFTTIPNGTWKFADGLNVIVGENGLGKTHVLKAIYALLKVQSAVSEPSKSALEKTYADKLVTVLRPESLGRLVKRKQGRDRCEIKLTMMQRAKSSAIGFATNAKSHVDVLRAPTAPLESPPVYLPTRELVTLCPWFVSLYDNYHLEFEETWRDTVSLLGAPSVKGPREGSVARLLEPLEEAMGGKVVVDGKSGRFYLQISGEGKMEMPLVAEGVRKIAMIARLISTGVLLEQGYLFWDEPETNLNPRLIKTVAESIMHLARAGIQVFIATHSLFLLREIEMLTEKSTYRDVPCRYFALARTESDVIVEQGDAFDDLRTLVLLDEELAQSDRFLEGEGT; from the coding sequence GCTTCACTACCATTCCAAATGGGACGTGGAAGTTCGCCGATGGACTCAATGTCATCGTCGGTGAAAACGGCTTGGGCAAGACACACGTGCTCAAGGCGATTTATGCGCTGTTGAAGGTTCAGTCGGCAGTGTCGGAACCGTCGAAATCCGCGTTGGAGAAAACCTACGCAGACAAGCTTGTCACCGTCCTGCGCCCTGAGAGCCTAGGACGCTTGGTCAAGCGGAAACAGGGGCGCGACCGCTGCGAGATCAAACTAACGATGATGCAACGTGCGAAAAGCTCCGCCATCGGTTTTGCGACCAATGCGAAATCTCACGTGGATGTGCTGCGCGCACCGACAGCGCCTTTGGAGTCACCGCCTGTGTATCTGCCGACGCGTGAACTCGTGACGTTATGTCCATGGTTTGTGTCGCTCTATGACAACTACCATCTCGAGTTCGAGGAGACCTGGCGCGACACCGTTTCGCTGCTTGGCGCACCGTCAGTGAAGGGGCCACGAGAAGGAAGCGTGGCACGTTTGCTTGAGCCACTCGAGGAGGCGATGGGCGGAAAGGTCGTCGTGGATGGAAAGAGCGGACGTTTCTACCTTCAGATTTCGGGCGAGGGCAAGATGGAAATGCCCCTCGTCGCTGAGGGGGTGCGCAAGATTGCGATGATCGCGCGGTTGATCAGTACAGGCGTTCTTCTCGAGCAGGGCTATTTGTTCTGGGATGAGCCCGAGACGAATCTCAACCCGCGGCTCATCAAGACAGTTGCAGAGAGCATCATGCATTTGGCCCGTGCGGGCATCCAGGTCTTCATCGCCACGCATTCTCTGTTTCTTCTGCGCGAAATCGAGATGCTGACAGAGAAATCGACGTATCGGGACGTTCCGTGTCGCTACTTTGCGCTGGCACGGACGGAGAGCGATGTGATCGTTGAACAAGGGGACGCGTTCGACGATTTGCGCACGCTTGTCCTCCTGGATGAAGAACTGGCCCAGTCTGATCGGTTCCTCGAAGGCGAGGGGACCTGA
- the dut gene encoding dUTP diphosphatase — MKLDLKILDARMREQLPAYATPGSAGLDLRACLDKPLTLEPGQTALVPTGLAIHVGDPGYAALILPRSGLGHKHGIVLGNLVGLIDSDYQGELMISTWNRGETTFTLNPMERLAQLVIVPVVQAAFNIVDEFEESARGAGGFGSTGKH, encoded by the coding sequence ATGAAACTCGATCTCAAGATCCTCGATGCGCGCATGCGCGAACAATTGCCCGCCTATGCAACGCCCGGCAGCGCCGGTCTCGACTTGCGCGCCTGCCTCGACAAGCCGCTGACGCTCGAGCCCGGCCAAACCGCGCTCGTGCCGACGGGCCTCGCCATTCACGTGGGCGATCCAGGGTACGCGGCGTTGATCCTGCCGCGCTCAGGGCTGGGCCACAAGCATGGCATCGTGCTCGGCAACCTCGTTGGGCTCATCGATTCGGACTACCAGGGCGAACTGATGATTTCGACCTGGAACCGCGGGGAGACGACGTTCACCCTCAATCCGATGGAGCGCCTTGCTCAACTGGTCATCGTCCCTGTGGTGCAGGCAGCGTTCAACATCGTGGACGAGTTCGAAGAAAGCGCACGCGGCGCGGGGGGCTTCGGCAGCACCGGCAAGCACTGA
- the coaBC gene encoding bifunctional phosphopantothenoylcysteine decarboxylase/phosphopantothenate--cysteine ligase CoaBC has product MAIAELAGKHLVLGMTGGIACYKIAELTRLLTKAGATVQVAMTEAATQFITPVTMQALSGRPVFTSQWDGRIDNNMAHIDLSREADAIVIAPASADFMAKLAHGLADDLLSTLVLARDCPLMVVPAMNRQMWANPATQRNVAQLLADGVHVLGPDSGAQACGEIGDGRMLEPQASYEAIVSFFAPKLLMGRRVLITAGPTFEPIDPVRGITNRSSGKMGFALARAAQQAGADVRLVAGPVSLPTPWGVARQDVETAQQMHDAVLQSAADCDVFVSVAAVADWRVDQAEAEKIKKTAERSVPTLAFVENPDILATVAHMPNPPYCVGFAAESSALEAHGEQKRRRKKIPLLVGNLGPQTFGRDENEVVLFDADGMTRLPRMHKDALAAALIGEIARRLPDTSLIS; this is encoded by the coding sequence GTGGCAATCGCGGAATTAGCTGGAAAGCACCTCGTACTGGGCATGACGGGCGGCATCGCCTGCTACAAGATCGCGGAACTGACGCGTCTTTTGACGAAGGCCGGTGCCACCGTGCAAGTGGCGATGACGGAAGCGGCAACACAGTTCATCACGCCGGTCACGATGCAGGCCCTTTCCGGCCGCCCCGTCTTCACGAGCCAATGGGACGGGCGCATCGACAACAACATGGCGCACATCGACCTGTCGCGAGAGGCGGACGCCATCGTGATCGCGCCGGCCTCGGCCGATTTCATGGCGAAGCTCGCGCACGGTCTGGCCGATGATCTCCTTTCCACACTCGTGCTCGCGCGCGACTGTCCGCTCATGGTCGTGCCGGCGATGAATCGTCAAATGTGGGCAAACCCGGCCACGCAACGCAACGTCGCGCAATTGCTTGCCGACGGCGTGCATGTGCTCGGCCCCGATTCGGGCGCGCAGGCATGCGGTGAAATCGGCGACGGCCGCATGCTCGAACCGCAAGCCTCGTATGAGGCGATCGTCTCGTTTTTCGCGCCCAAGCTGCTGATGGGGCGGCGCGTGCTGATCACGGCCGGGCCGACGTTCGAGCCGATCGATCCGGTGCGCGGCATCACGAACCGCTCGAGCGGCAAGATGGGTTTCGCACTCGCGCGTGCCGCGCAGCAGGCGGGCGCCGACGTGCGGCTCGTAGCCGGCCCCGTGTCGCTGCCGACGCCCTGGGGCGTCGCACGGCAGGACGTGGAGACTGCCCAGCAAATGCACGATGCGGTCTTGCAATCCGCCGCCGACTGCGACGTATTCGTTTCGGTTGCGGCAGTAGCCGACTGGCGCGTCGATCAGGCCGAGGCCGAGAAGATCAAAAAGACGGCTGAACGCAGCGTGCCGACGCTCGCATTCGTCGAAAATCCCGACATCCTCGCCACGGTGGCGCATATGCCGAATCCGCCCTACTGTGTCGGCTTCGCCGCCGAAAGCAGCGCGCTCGAAGCGCACGGCGAACAAAAGCGCCGCCGCAAGAAGATACCGTTGCTCGTTGGCAACCTCGGGCCTCAGACATTCGGCCGGGACGAGAACGAGGTCGTGCTGTTCGACGCCGACGGTATGACCAGGCTGCCGCGCATGCACAAAGACGCGCTGGCAGCGGCCTTGATCGGCGAAATCGCGCGCCGGCTACCCGATACGAGCCTTATCTCCTGA
- the lspA gene encoding signal peptidase II encodes MAKTRSLPASSTLAPWLGIALIVILFDQLTKIAVMKVFAYGTPYALTPFFNMLLVFNRGAAFSFLAAAGGWQRWAFTALGVAAALVIVFLLKRHSGQRLFCTALALIMGGALGNVIDRLAHSYVIDFLDFHVGRWHWPAFNLADSAIVVGAILLVLDELRRVGGSR; translated from the coding sequence ATGGCGAAGACCCGATCGTTGCCGGCATCGAGCACGCTTGCGCCCTGGCTCGGTATCGCGCTCATCGTCATCTTGTTCGACCAGTTGACGAAGATCGCGGTCATGAAGGTGTTTGCCTACGGCACGCCATATGCCCTCACGCCGTTCTTCAACATGCTGCTCGTCTTCAACCGCGGCGCCGCGTTCAGCTTTCTCGCGGCGGCCGGCGGCTGGCAGCGGTGGGCATTTACGGCGCTCGGCGTGGCGGCGGCGCTCGTCATCGTCTTTCTGCTCAAGCGCCACAGCGGCCAGCGGCTCTTTTGCACGGCGCTCGCACTGATCATGGGCGGAGCACTCGGCAACGTGATCGATCGGCTCGCGCACAGCTACGTCATCGACTTTCTCGATTTTCACGTCGGCCGCTGGCATTGGCCTGCGTTCAATCTCGCCGACAGTGCGATCGTAGTCGGAGCAATATTGCTCGTGCTCGACGAATTGCGGCGCGTGGGCGGCTCGCGATAA